The nucleotide window GAGGGCCCGTCCGGCCATTCCCGTCGTCGACCGGAGGGCGGCCCGGCGGCGTCAGGTGCGTGCTCCGGGGCTCCCCCGGCCGGAGGCCGGGGGAGCGTGCACGGCGTCGCCAGGCAGACGGGAATCGCCGGACAGGCCCTAGCGCATCTCGCGCACCGCACGGGAGCCGAGCACCGCCAGTCCCGTCCCGGCGAGGATGGCGGCCACCACCGCGAACAGGGTGAACGTGTCGATCCGTGCCAGCGCGCCGCACAGGATCAGCGACAGCGGGGCGGCCGCGTAGCCGAGGACCATGTCGACGGAGACGACCCGGCTGAGCACATCCTGCGGGATGTTCCGCTGGATCCAGCTGAGTCCGAACACTCCCTGGAAGCCGATGGCGAAGCCCATGGCGAGCACGGTCGCCACGACGGCCGCGGTGCTGTGCACCAGGCCCAGCACGGCCATCCCGGCGCCCAGCCAGCCCGCGAGAGCGGCCACCAGCAGGCCCACCCGGGGCCGGCCGCCGAGCGCGCCGCCGGCGAGCGTACCGAGTATCGCGCCCCCCGCGAGGGATCCGTTGAGCACGCCGAGCGTGGCCGGGCCGCCCCGCAGAACCTGGTCGGCGAGGGTGGCGAAACCGACCGTGAACGGCCCGGCGTAACAGAAGTTGACGGCGGTGTCGAGGGCGACGATCGTCCGCAGCCGGGGGTCGCGGAAGGTGTAGGTGACGCCCTCGCGGATGCGGGCGCCGAGGGACGTGTGTTCCTTCGCCGCGCCGGCCCGCGCAGGGGCCTCCCGGGGGCGGGTGCGGATGCTCGCCACGCACCAGCCGCACAGCGCGAAGCAGACGGCGTCGACGAGGAAGGCGATCGGCGCCTGGGTGACGGCGATGACCACACC belongs to Streptomyces sp. V3I8 and includes:
- a CDS encoding MFS transporter; this encodes MATTLAGAGPRLWAPARQRPFRLLWLGQSLSLLGDGFSVVAFSWITLELTGSTLALGYVLAFQAVPRALLTLVGGSLGDSWSTRTLMVASSWTRAGLMAGVGLAGLHGQLTVWMLCAAAAAFGAVDAFFQPARVSILPSVVDEDLLTPANALLGTGARTAAVVGPAVGGVVIAVTQAPIAFLVDAVCFALCGWCVASIRTRPREAPARAGAAKEHTSLGARIREGVTYTFRDPRLRTIVALDTAVNFCYAGPFTVGFATLADQVLRGGPATLGVLNGSLAGGAILGTLAGGALGGRPRVGLLVAALAGWLGAGMAVLGLVHSTAAVVATVLAMGFAIGFQGVFGLSWIQRNIPQDVLSRVVSVDMVLGYAAAPLSLILCGALARIDTFTLFAVVAAILAGTGLAVLGSRAVREMR